Proteins found in one Rhodobacter capsulatus SB 1003 genomic segment:
- a CDS encoding UDP-glucose dehydrogenase family protein, with protein sequence MKIAMIGTGYVGLVSGVCFSDFGHDVVCVDKDCGKIERLMRGEVPIYEPGLDVLMAKNVAAGRLSFTGDLAAAVDGAEAVFIAVGTPTRRGDGHADLSYVMAAAEEIAAALTGYAVVVTKSTVPVGTNRQVRQVIKKARPEAEFDVASNPEFLREGAAIDDFMRPDRVVVGVSSDRAKEVMGEIYRPLFLREFPILYTDLETAEMIKYAANAFLATKITFINEIARLCEKVGADVKEVARGMGLDGRIGNKFLHAGPGYGGSCFPKDTQALARMGQDHAVPMQITETVIKVNDEVKRRMIDKIVDLCDGSVNGKTITVLGVTFKPNTDDMRDAPSLTIVPALIGAGAKVRAVDPQGLREAQQMLPGVHWMDDAYKAVQKADCVVLLTEWNEFRALDLKKLAKKMTTPRMADLRNIYSARDAKKAGFEGYVSVGR encoded by the coding sequence ATGAAGATTGCGATGATCGGCACGGGCTATGTCGGTTTGGTCTCCGGGGTCTGCTTTTCGGATTTCGGGCATGATGTCGTTTGCGTGGACAAGGATTGCGGCAAGATCGAGCGCCTGATGCGCGGCGAGGTGCCGATTTACGAACCCGGCCTTGATGTGCTGATGGCAAAGAACGTGGCGGCGGGGCGGCTGTCCTTCACCGGCGATCTGGCGGCGGCGGTCGATGGCGCGGAGGCGGTCTTCATCGCGGTCGGCACGCCGACGCGGCGCGGCGACGGCCATGCCGATCTGAGCTACGTGATGGCCGCGGCCGAGGAAATCGCCGCCGCGCTGACCGGCTATGCGGTCGTGGTGACGAAATCGACCGTGCCCGTCGGCACCAACCGTCAGGTCCGCCAGGTGATCAAGAAGGCCCGGCCGGAGGCGGAATTCGACGTCGCCTCGAACCCGGAATTCCTGCGCGAGGGCGCGGCGATCGATGATTTCATGCGCCCCGACCGGGTGGTGGTCGGCGTCTCCTCGGACCGGGCGAAAGAGGTGATGGGCGAGATCTACCGGCCGCTTTTCCTGCGCGAATTCCCGATCCTCTACACCGATCTGGAAACCGCCGAGATGATCAAATATGCGGCGAATGCCTTTCTGGCGACGAAGATCACCTTCATCAACGAGATCGCGCGGCTGTGCGAAAAGGTCGGCGCCGATGTCAAGGAAGTGGCGCGCGGCATGGGGCTCGATGGCCGGATCGGCAACAAGTTCCTGCATGCGGGGCCGGGCTATGGCGGCTCGTGCTTCCCCAAGGACACCCAGGCCTTGGCGCGGATGGGGCAGGATCATGCCGTGCCGATGCAGATCACCGAGACGGTGATCAAGGTCAATGACGAGGTGAAACGGCGGATGATCGACAAGATCGTCGATCTGTGCGACGGCTCGGTGAATGGAAAAACCATTACCGTTCTGGGGGTTACCTTCAAGCCCAACACAGATGACATGCGCGACGCGCCGTCCTTGACGATCGTGCCCGCGCTGATCGGGGCGGGGGCCAAGGTGCGCGCCGTCGATCCGCAGGGCCTGCGCGAGGCGCAGCAGATGCTGCCCGGCGTGCATTGGATGGACGATGCCTACAAGGCGGTGCAAAAGGCCGATTGTGTCGTGCTTCTGACCGAGTGGAACGAATTCCGTGCCCTCGATCTGAAGAAACTGGCGAAAAAGATGACGACGCCGCGCATGGCCGATCTGCGCAACATCTATTCCGCCAGGGATGCGAAAAAGGCGGGCTTCGAGGGCTATGTCAGCGTCGGCCGCTAG